In Acidaminococcales bacterium, a genomic segment contains:
- the cbiB gene encoding adenosylcobinamide-phosphate synthase CbiB encodes MSGLNFLFAGALLFDLLLGDPRGGWHPVVLIGKLITFMEQRLLKKECGRLRKKAAGLLLLVSVAGLVYLTCYLLTKIIFLAGERAGAVGSALILSFAISPRALRQAAQEIYNLLLAGDIAKARQKTGLIVGRDTGKLDAAEITRATVETVAENITDGVISPLFFAAIGGAPLAFAYRAVNTLDSMVGYKNDRYLDFGWASARFDDICNYIPARISACLIVAAAAALPGCDPKGAFCVLCRDAGKHPSPNSGLAEAAVAGALGIRLGGCNYYAGRPSWRGHMGDARHGLMPAHIEKTVRIMYFAAVAFAVVLTAIGLW; translated from the coding sequence ATGAGCGGCCTTAATTTTCTGTTCGCGGGCGCGCTTTTATTTGATTTGCTGCTGGGCGACCCGCGTGGCGGCTGGCATCCGGTCGTATTGATCGGGAAATTAATCACGTTCATGGAACAGCGCCTCTTGAAAAAGGAATGTGGCCGGCTGCGCAAAAAGGCGGCCGGCCTGCTCTTGTTGGTTTCTGTTGCCGGTTTGGTATATTTAACTTGTTATCTACTGACAAAAATTATTTTTTTAGCGGGAGAACGGGCGGGCGCGGTCGGCAGCGCGCTCATCCTGTCTTTTGCCATTTCGCCGCGCGCCTTGCGCCAGGCGGCGCAAGAGATATACAATCTGCTTTTGGCCGGCGATATCGCAAAGGCGCGCCAAAAGACCGGCCTGATCGTTGGGCGCGATACCGGAAAGCTTGACGCGGCGGAAATAACCAGGGCCACAGTTGAAACTGTCGCGGAAAATATTACCGACGGCGTAATCTCCCCCTTGTTTTTCGCCGCTATTGGCGGCGCGCCGCTGGCTTTCGCCTATCGGGCGGTCAATACCCTTGACTCGATGGTGGGCTATAAAAATGACCGTTATTTGGACTTTGGCTGGGCATCGGCCCGTTTTGACGATATATGCAATTACATACCGGCGCGGATAAGCGCGTGCCTTATCGTCGCCGCTGCGGCCGCCTTGCCGGGCTGCGATCCCAAAGGGGCCTTTTGCGTTTTGTGCCGCGATGCCGGCAAACACCCGAGCCCTAACAGCGGTTTGGCCGAAGCGGCGGTGGCGGGCGCTTTAGGCATCCGCTTGGGCGGTTGCAACTATTATGCCGGCCGTCCTTCTTGGCGGGGGCACATGGGGGACGCGCGGCATGGGCTGATGCCCGCGCATATTGAAAAAACCGTCCGCATCATGTACTTTGCGGCGGTTGCTTTTGCCGTCGTCTTGACGGCCATTGGCCTGTGGTAA
- the cobT gene encoding nicotinate-nucleotide--dimethylbenzimidazole phosphoribosyltransferase, with amino-acid sequence MEKFLASIKIPALDEKARQAVRRRWSKLSQYERGLGKLEDMAASIGAMTGREPRILKKAMILTAGDHGIARYGVSNFPQEVTVQMIKGYLRYAAGANVLARHAGIRNQDLFVVDIGVNADLLPHPQLINKKVAYGTADFTKGPAMTDEQAFLSLKAGFDVASKCIDAGYEMLVLSEMGIGNTTASAAIASVFTGLPPERTVGRGTGIGDRRMAIKRQVVEEALRVNKPQKGEPLKVLAKVGGYELGGLAGVLIAGAARRAPVFIDGLNATAAALIAHGLFPAARGYMLASHLSAEIAHKAMLDILRLEPVLTAGMRLGEGTGAAVVVSLLDAAIAVLNKAA; translated from the coding sequence ATGGAAAAATTCCTTGCGTCGATAAAAATTCCCGCGCTCGATGAAAAGGCGCGGCAGGCGGTGCGGCGGCGCTGGTCGAAATTGAGCCAGTATGAGCGCGGGCTGGGCAAACTGGAGGACATGGCGGCGTCTATTGGCGCCATGACCGGCCGTGAACCGAGAATATTAAAAAAGGCCATGATACTTACGGCCGGCGACCACGGCATCGCGCGTTATGGCGTCAGCAACTTCCCCCAGGAAGTTACCGTCCAGATGATTAAAGGATATTTGCGTTACGCGGCGGGGGCAAACGTGCTGGCAAGGCACGCCGGGATACGGAACCAGGATCTGTTTGTGGTCGATATCGGCGTCAACGCCGATCTTTTGCCGCATCCGCAGCTCATAAACAAAAAAGTAGCTTACGGAACCGCAGACTTTACCAAAGGGCCGGCCATGACGGACGAGCAGGCCTTTTTGTCGCTCAAGGCCGGTTTTGACGTGGCCAGCAAATGTATCGACGCGGGTTATGAAATGTTGGTACTGTCGGAGATGGGCATCGGCAATACCACGGCCAGCGCCGCCATAGCTTCCGTATTTACCGGCTTGCCGCCCGAGCGGACGGTCGGGCGCGGCACTGGCATAGGCGATCGGCGCATGGCGATAAAGCGTCAGGTCGTTGAAGAGGCGCTAAGAGTAAACAAGCCTCAAAAGGGCGAGCCCTTGAAAGTTCTGGCGAAAGTGGGCGGCTACGAACTTGGCGGCTTGGCGGGGGTGCTGATCGCCGGAGCGGCCAGAAGGGCGCCGGTGTTCATCGACGGTTTGAACGCGACGGCGGCGGCGCTGATCGCGCACGGCCTTTTCCCGGCGGCACGCGGCTATATGCTGGCATCGCATTTGTCGGCGGAAATAGCGCATAAGGCTATGCTGGACATCTTGCGCCTGGAACCTGTACTGACCGCCGGCATGCGGCTGGGCGAAGGTACGGGGGCGGCGGTAGTTGTCTCGCTTTTGGACGCCGCGATTGCGGTACTTAACAAAGCGGCGTAA
- the cobS gene encoding adenosylcobinamide-GDP ribazoletransferase, translating to MNNFITALQFFTRIRLRRQQEWADDAFSRSVPWFTPVGAVIGLLLSCLSMLLAPFNSLLRAAVLLAAEIFITGATLNDGLLDTADGVFAGRGRARALEIMKDSRVGANGVIAFVTVALLKVAVYNALAEELLPCAVFAMPIVTRLAIAFAVTHFASARPDGIGVLFAKYAQKSCALKAALFAVLLLIPVFSWQLAAASAICLAYSFFAARRLNKMLGGLTGDTYGFIAETGSVVFLFSTYLASLLQIKMAWS from the coding sequence ATGAATAATTTTATCACGGCTTTACAATTTTTTACCCGCATACGGTTGCGCCGCCAGCAAGAATGGGCGGACGATGCCTTTTCGCGCAGCGTCCCTTGGTTTACGCCGGTGGGGGCGGTCATTGGCCTTTTGCTTTCCTGTTTGTCCATGCTGCTTGCGCCCTTTAATTCCTTGCTGCGCGCCGCCGTTTTGTTGGCGGCGGAAATATTCATAACCGGCGCCACCTTGAACGACGGCTTGCTTGACACGGCGGACGGCGTGTTTGCCGGGCGCGGGCGCGCCCGCGCGCTGGAAATAATGAAAGACAGCCGCGTCGGCGCTAACGGCGTGATTGCTTTTGTAACAGTGGCGCTTTTAAAAGTAGCGGTCTATAACGCCCTGGCGGAGGAACTTCTGCCTTGTGCTGTGTTTGCCATGCCGATTGTAACAAGGCTGGCCATAGCATTTGCCGTAACGCACTTTGCGTCCGCGCGGCCGGACGGCATAGGCGTGCTTTTTGCCAAATACGCGCAAAAAAGCTGCGCCCTTAAAGCCGCCCTGTTCGCCGTTTTGCTGCTGATTCCCGTTTTCTCCTGGCAACTGGCCGCAGCGTCTGCCATCTGCCTTGCCTATTCCTTTTTTGCCGCCCGCCGCCTGAACAAAATGCTGGGCGGGCTTACGGGCGACACTTACGGCTTTATAGCCGAAACCGGAAGCGTTGTCTTTTTATTTTCAACTTATTTGGCTTCGCTTTTACAAATAAAAATGGCCTGGAGTTAA
- a CDS encoding nicotinate-nucleotide--dimethylbenzimidazole phosphoribosyltransferase — protein MQIPKISPIDKSVWQNAQSRFDRLIKPVGSLARLEEITCLYAAARKTGEITEPGKALLVFLSDHGAAADDREEKNATAAFRESILAGKHALNVLANTVGASIVEVFPGGEGTKRSGDIRRRPALSESDFTAAFQAGRAAAQSAGAAGAGVIGLGHYGGGAALSQAALMSMFFGERFAQTLALDERELLAQVFSFHGALDKNDLPGLVRRLGGWEMPAMIGSILQAASMGMPVFLDGLATFVAAFVAAGLRPPVGDYLIAVSSLEDAGQNILLTQLGLSIMLDLKLHSPAGEASLLGFQILSAGIKAFNEMDSFGRDTVHHPLGDI, from the coding sequence ATGCAAATACCGAAAATATCGCCGATCGATAAGTCAGTTTGGCAAAACGCGCAAAGCCGGTTCGACCGGCTGATAAAACCGGTCGGTTCCTTGGCGCGGCTGGAAGAAATTACTTGCCTTTACGCGGCGGCGAGGAAAACAGGCGAAATAACCGAGCCGGGCAAAGCGCTGCTTGTTTTTCTCAGCGACCACGGCGCGGCGGCGGACGACCGGGAAGAAAAAAACGCGACGGCGGCTTTTCGCGAAAGTATTTTAGCCGGAAAGCACGCCCTCAATGTATTGGCCAATACGGTTGGCGCCTCTATTGTCGAGGTTTTCCCCGGCGGGGAAGGAACGAAAAGGAGCGGCGACATCCGCCGCCGGCCGGCGTTGAGCGAAAGTGATTTTACGGCGGCTTTTCAGGCGGGGCGAGCGGCCGCGCAGTCGGCGGGAGCGGCGGGGGCGGGCGTGATCGGGCTCGGCCATTACGGAGGCGGCGCCGCGCTCAGCCAAGCGGCGCTAATGTCGATGTTTTTCGGCGAGCGTTTTGCCCAAACGCTTGCCCTTGACGAGCGGGAACTGCTTGCGCAGGTTTTTTCCTTTCACGGCGCTTTGGACAAAAACGATTTGCCGGGATTGGTTCGGCGACTCGGCGGCTGGGAAATGCCCGCCATGATAGGAAGCATATTGCAAGCGGCCAGCATGGGCATGCCGGTGTTCTTGGACGGCCTGGCGACTTTTGTCGCGGCTTTTGTTGCGGCCGGCCTGCGCCCGCCGGTTGGCGATTACCTGATTGCCGTTTCCAGCTTGGAGGATGCCGGGCAAAACATTTTGTTGACGCAGTTGGGATTGTCGATTATGCTTGATTTAAAGCTCCATTCGCCGGCGGGCGAAGCAAGTCTTTTGGGTTTTCAAATCCTGAGCGCGGGCATAAAGGCGTTCAACGAGATGGATTCCTTTGGACGCGATACAGTGCATCATCCCTTAGGGGACATTTGA
- the cobD gene encoding threonine-phosphate decarboxylase CobD: MDDGKFEHGGNIYQAARLTGKTPELDFSANINPLGLSDKVRRAIADNIAQVVHYPDPAAFELREAISLHYGVRPDALALGNGAAELIYLLCHVLRPARVFLPVPSFSEYERAALAVGARVEYFYLEAGDCFKINLEKLACALPPGALAFIGNPDNPAGNLLAQSGLRDFLALARAKGCFIAIDESFIDFLPQPDESTLRHFCAEYDNMAVIHSLTKFFAIPGLRLGFGVFSSALALRLQGAADRWNVNSLAQAAGKAALSDKAYITESRALVARLRENLTAALSAFPAIKVFPSSANFLLLDIRNTGLTAKRLSERLAGRGVLVRDCGNYPGLDGGYVRIAVRGQEENEKLITILGEFIGR; encoded by the coding sequence ATGGACGATGGCAAGTTTGAACACGGGGGAAATATTTATCAGGCGGCGCGGTTGACCGGCAAAACGCCGGAATTGGATTTTAGCGCCAATATCAATCCGCTTGGCCTGTCGGATAAAGTTCGGCGGGCGATCGCGGACAATATCGCCCAAGTCGTCCATTATCCCGACCCGGCGGCTTTTGAACTTAGGGAAGCTATATCCCTGCATTACGGCGTGCGGCCTGACGCGCTGGCGCTGGGCAACGGGGCCGCCGAACTCATCTATCTTTTGTGCCATGTTTTGCGGCCGGCGCGGGTGTTTCTGCCTGTGCCGTCTTTCAGCGAATATGAACGTGCGGCCTTGGCCGTGGGCGCCCGCGTGGAATACTTTTATCTGGAGGCCGGCGATTGTTTCAAAATCAACTTGGAAAAATTGGCTTGCGCCTTGCCGCCCGGCGCGCTGGCATTCATAGGCAATCCGGACAATCCGGCCGGCAACTTGCTGGCGCAAAGCGGCCTGCGTGATTTTCTGGCGTTGGCGCGGGCAAAGGGCTGTTTCATAGCAATTGACGAATCTTTTATAGATTTTTTGCCGCAGCCGGACGAAAGTACGCTCCGGCACTTTTGCGCGGAATACGACAATATGGCGGTTATTCACTCCCTGACCAAGTTTTTCGCCATACCGGGGCTGCGGCTGGGATTTGGCGTATTTTCGTCCGCGCTGGCCTTGCGGCTTCAAGGCGCGGCCGACCGCTGGAACGTGAACAGCTTGGCGCAGGCGGCGGGCAAAGCCGCGCTGTCGGACAAAGCTTATATAACTGAAAGCCGGGCGCTTGTTGCGCGGCTGCGGGAAAATTTGACGGCCGCGCTGTCCGCTTTTCCCGCGATAAAGGTATTTCCTTCGTCCGCGAACTTTTTGCTGCTTGACATAAGAAATACCGGCCTGACGGCAAAGCGATTGAGCGAAAGATTGGCCGGGCGCGGCGTCCTTGTCCGGGACTGCGGCAATTATCCGGGACTTGATGGCGGCTATGTTCGCATTGCCGTGCGCGGACAGGAGGAAAACGAAAAGCTCATAACGATATTGGGCGAATTTATCGGACGTTAG
- the cobC gene encoding alpha-ribazole phosphatase — MRNIYLIRHGETNWNSARRLQGATDVELSEKGLRQAQKLAQRLAGNKFAAIYASDLKRAAVTAGLIAEKHNLAVVLEPLFREMAFGEWEGLDIDAINEKWPGQLKNLFENTNGFKIPGGEGFDNLRRRVATAFQALADRHADPEENIAVVAHGGTIRAILGNALDIQAAGVWRFQLDNAGISILSAFGGRFSISLLNDTNHLC; from the coding sequence ATGAGAAACATTTATCTGATCAGGCATGGGGAAACAAACTGGAACAGCGCCAGACGGCTTCAAGGCGCTACCGACGTCGAGCTTTCCGAAAAAGGCCTGCGCCAGGCGCAAAAATTGGCGCAGCGGCTGGCCGGCAATAAGTTCGCGGCCATTTACGCCAGCGATCTTAAACGCGCGGCGGTTACCGCCGGCCTCATCGCGGAAAAACACAACCTGGCCGTGGTATTGGAACCGCTTTTCCGGGAAATGGCCTTTGGGGAATGGGAAGGGCTTGACATTGACGCCATTAATGAAAAATGGCCCGGACAGCTTAAAAACCTGTTTGAAAACACCAACGGTTTCAAAATACCGGGCGGGGAAGGATTTGACAACCTGCGGCGGCGCGTTGCCACTGCTTTTCAGGCGTTGGCGGATCGGCACGCCGATCCTGAGGAAAACATCGCGGTGGTGGCGCACGGCGGTACCATCCGGGCGATCCTCGGCAATGCGCTTGACATACAGGCGGCCGGCGTGTGGCGGTTTCAGCTCGACAATGCCGGGATCAGCATATTGTCGGCCTTTGGCGGCCGGTTTTCCATATCGCTGCTCAATGACACAAACCATCTATGTTGA
- a CDS encoding zinc-ribbon domain containing protein, with protein sequence MKEDKTLVCRDCGAEFVFSASEQEFYESKGFANEPGRCPACRSARKQRNGGERAPRQMYPAVCAECGVETEVPFRPSMERPVYCRACFSARNGK encoded by the coding sequence ATGAAAGAAGACAAAACCTTAGTATGCCGCGATTGCGGCGCGGAGTTTGTATTTTCCGCATCGGAGCAGGAGTTTTACGAATCAAAAGGGTTCGCCAACGAACCCGGGCGTTGTCCCGCGTGCCGTTCGGCCCGCAAACAGCGCAACGGCGGCGAGCGCGCTCCCCGTCAGATGTATCCGGCGGTCTGCGCCGAGTGTGGAGTGGAAACGGAAGTTCCTTTCCGCCCGTCCATGGAACGGCCGGTTTATTGCCGCGCTTGTTTCAGCGCCAGGAACGGCAAGTAA
- a CDS encoding biotin transporter BioY: MYAAGKLKDFIYAALFAALTISLGFVSIPVPFSPVPISGISLGVMLSGSILSVRQAVNSVLAIILMGAAGLPVFSGFAGGLGILFGPRGGYYLGFMAGAGLIAFLRGSSAGPVRFFFANVLGGIFIVYLFAVPWLAFVSGMDFYQALAAGALPFVIGDLLKAGIASMLAVAVHKHAGRFQAAE; this comes from the coding sequence ATGTATGCTGCTGGCAAACTGAAAGACTTTATTTACGCGGCGCTTTTTGCCGCGCTGACCATCAGCCTGGGATTTGTGTCCATTCCCGTGCCGTTCAGCCCGGTGCCCATCTCGGGCATCAGCCTGGGCGTTATGCTGTCCGGCAGTATACTTAGCGTGCGGCAGGCAGTCAATAGCGTATTGGCGATTATCCTCATGGGCGCGGCCGGGCTGCCGGTATTTTCCGGGTTCGCCGGTGGGCTGGGCATTCTTTTCGGCCCGCGCGGCGGATATTATTTAGGTTTTATGGCGGGAGCCGGCCTTATCGCTTTCCTGCGCGGCAGCAGCGCAGGGCCAGTCAGGTTTTTCTTTGCCAACGTATTGGGCGGCATATTTATCGTGTACCTGTTTGCCGTCCCATGGCTGGCCTTTGTTTCCGGCATGGATTTTTACCAGGCCTTGGCCGCCGGCGCCCTGCCTTTTGTCATCGGCGACTTGCTGAAAGCGGGGATAGCCAGCATGCTGGCGGTGGCCGTGCATAAACACGCCGGCAGGTTCCAGGCGGCCGAATGA